Proteins co-encoded in one Crocosphaera sp. UHCC 0190 genomic window:
- a CDS encoding zinc ribbon domain-containing protein produces MVYMCQLSPNHQVYLENSGNQTIITSISGNMGQQQQSSSGFLTGSWTLPPQIYPIPQGIMIKLTTETGENLIQIQGNSMRIMENTPFLGNVQPLPLEQVTQASVSPMEPMKMGDMEMNMKPMTMKMGNMTLGMGETPQNQKRFCSQCGNSVTSGDRFCSSCGHPLT; encoded by the coding sequence ATGGTTTATATGTGTCAACTCAGTCCTAATCACCAAGTTTATCTAGAAAACTCAGGTAATCAAACCATTATCACGTCCATTAGTGGAAATATGGGACAACAACAACAATCAAGTAGTGGATTTTTGACAGGAAGTTGGACATTACCCCCACAAATTTACCCAATACCCCAAGGAATTATGATAAAATTGACGACAGAAACGGGGGAAAACTTGATCCAAATTCAGGGAAACAGTATGAGAATTATGGAAAACACTCCATTTTTAGGGAATGTCCAACCTTTACCCCTTGAGCAAGTTACTCAAGCTTCTGTTTCTCCGATGGAACCCATGAAAATGGGAGATATGGAGATGAATATGAAGCCCATGACCATGAAAATGGGCAATATGACCCTGGGAATGGGAGAAACGCCCCAAAATCAGAAACGCTTTTGTAGTCAATGTGGTAACTCAGTGACATCAGGCGATCGCTTTTGTTCCAGTTGTGGCCATCCCCTAACATAA
- a CDS encoding CBS domain-containing protein, translating to MTKTVADVMTPNPITVTPQTPLSEAIGVLAEKRISGLPVVDELGKLVGVISETDLMWQETGVEPPPYIMILDSVIYLQNPARYEQEIHKALGQTVGEVMTAKPISIKASQSLREAAHLMHEKKIRRLPVIDDNNTKVIGILTQGDIIRTMAQD from the coding sequence ATGACCAAGACTGTTGCAGATGTAATGACTCCTAATCCCATTACGGTTACACCACAAACTCCCCTATCCGAAGCCATCGGAGTTTTGGCAGAAAAGCGGATTAGTGGTTTACCTGTTGTTGACGAATTAGGTAAACTTGTCGGCGTGATTTCTGAAACCGATTTAATGTGGCAAGAAACGGGAGTCGAACCCCCGCCTTATATTATGATTTTGGATAGTGTTATTTATTTACAAAATCCTGCCCGTTACGAACAAGAAATCCATAAGGCATTAGGACAAACCGTTGGGGAAGTAATGACAGCAAAACCCATTAGTATTAAAGCGTCTCAATCATTACGAGAAGCGGCTCATCTCATGCACGAAAAGAAAATTCGTCGTTTACCTGTCATTGATGATAATAATACAAAAGTCATTGGTATTCTCACCCAAGGGGATATTATTCGCACGATGGCCCAGGATTAA
- a CDS encoding DUF262 domain-containing protein: protein MSLTQTEKKMWEKSKVKNPAKMSDDEINRKYEKGEKRILAEIGREKLPSFAASLKESQYMEMNTRPFFQRRERWDDTKKSLLIESFLMNIPIPPIILYEKDYNSYEVMDGQQRITAIQDFYNNRLTLKDLEVWPELNGKTYDNLPKKIKAGIDRRSISTITLITESTDDPEEAFFLKQLAFERINTGGVKLSRQEVRNCLFYNEFNELLLELSANPIFAKAWRIPIDNEKERNKNTLYKKMGSPDILV, encoded by the coding sequence ATGTCGTTAACACAAACTGAGAAAAAGATGTGGGAAAAATCTAAAGTAAAAAATCCTGCAAAAATGTCAGATGATGAAATCAATAGAAAGTATGAAAAAGGAGAAAAAAGAATTTTAGCTGAAATAGGTAGAGAAAAGTTACCTAGTTTTGCAGCATCTTTGAAAGAATCTCAATATATGGAAATGAACACTCGTCCCTTTTTTCAAAGAAGAGAACGTTGGGATGACACAAAAAAATCTCTACTTATTGAATCATTTTTAATGAATATTCCAATCCCTCCAATTATTCTTTATGAGAAAGATTATAATTCTTATGAGGTAATGGATGGACAACAAAGAATTACAGCAATTCAAGATTTTTATAATAATAGACTAACTCTAAAAGATTTAGAAGTTTGGCCCGAACTAAATGGAAAAACTTATGATAATCTACCTAAAAAAATAAAAGCAGGAATTGATAGGAGATCAATTTCAACTATTACATTAATAACAGAATCAACTGATGATCCAGAAGAAGCATTTTTTTTAAAGCAACTAGCATTTGAAAGAATTAATACAGGAGGAGTTAAGCTAAGCCGTCAAGAAGTTCGTAACTGTTTATTTTATAATGAATTTAATGAACTTTTGTTAGAATTATCTGCTAATCCAATTTTTGCAAAAGCGTGGCGTATCCCGATAGATAATGAGAAAGAAAGAAATAAAAATACTTTATATAAAAAAATGGGCTCTCCCGACATCTTGGTATAA
- the carB gene encoding carbamoyl-phosphate synthase large subunit, whose translation MPRREDLKKILILGAGPIVIGQACEFDYSGTQACKALREEGYEVVLVNSNPASIMTDPDMANRTYIEPLTPDMVEKVIAKERPDALLPTMGGQTALNVAVALSKNGALDRYNVELIGAKLPAIEMAEDRNLFKEAMAKIGVPVCPSGIASTLKEAKAIGEEIGSYPLIIRPAFTLGGTGGGIAYNQEEFEEMAQFGIDSSPVSQILVEKSLLGWKEYELEVMRDLADNVVIICSIENFDAMGVHTGDSITVAPAQTLTDKEYQRLRDYSQAIIRQIGVETGGSNIQFSVNPVNGDVIVIEMNPRVSRSSALASKATGFPIAKIAAKLAVGYTLNEINNDITKQTPASFEPTIDYVVTKIPRFAFEKFPGSQPILTTQMKSVGEAMAIGRTFQESFQKALRSLETGRYGFGCDKKETLPSLSQVRASLRTPNPERVYSIYHAMKLGMTVEEIYELTAIDIWFLDKLQDLIETEKVIKQTPLKQITAPQMRLIKQKGFSDRQIAFATKTTEDEVRAYRKGLGIIPVYKVVDTCAAEFEAFTPYYYSTYEPDETEVTPTDKPKVMILGGGPNRIGQGIEFDYCCCHAAFSLSDAGFETIMVNSNPETVSTDYDTSDRLYFEPLTKEDVLNIIETENPVGVIVQFGGQTPLKLAVPLQKYLDSPDCPVQTKIWGTSPDSIDTAEDRERFEKILHDLNIKQPANGISRSYEESVVVASRIGYPVVVRPSYVLGGRAMEIVYSDEELERYMTYAVLVEPDHPILIDKFLENAIEVDVDALCDATGKVVIGGIMEHIEQAGVHSGDSACSLPYISLSSSVVDTIRTWTTALAKSLKVIGLMNIQYAVQGEQVYILEANPRASRTVPFVSKATGRPLAKIASLVMSGKTLEELGVTEELIPSHISVKEAVLPFQKFPGADTLLGPEMRSTGEVMGIDNDFGKAFAKAEIGAGVDLATTGTVFVSMSDRDKILTVPVVKDLVALGFKVVATSGTQKVLEENGIDDVEVVLKLHEGRPHVIDWIKNKQIQFIINTPSGEESQVDGRMIRRTALDYKLPIITTIAGAKATVAAIRSLQTQPLEVKALQDYLS comes from the coding sequence ATGCCACGCCGCGAAGATCTAAAGAAAATATTAATTTTGGGCGCAGGCCCTATTGTAATCGGACAAGCTTGCGAATTCGACTATTCTGGGACTCAAGCTTGTAAAGCGTTACGAGAAGAAGGCTATGAGGTGGTTTTAGTCAATTCTAACCCTGCTTCTATTATGACCGATCCGGACATGGCTAACCGTACCTATATCGAACCTCTCACCCCCGATATGGTAGAAAAAGTCATTGCCAAAGAACGTCCTGATGCGTTATTACCGACAATGGGAGGACAAACTGCCCTGAATGTGGCCGTAGCATTGTCTAAAAATGGGGCCTTGGATAGATACAATGTAGAATTGATCGGTGCGAAACTCCCTGCTATTGAAATGGCAGAAGATCGCAACCTATTCAAAGAAGCAATGGCTAAAATTGGGGTTCCCGTCTGTCCTTCCGGTATTGCTAGTACCCTCAAAGAAGCAAAGGCTATTGGGGAAGAAATCGGTTCCTATCCCTTGATTATACGCCCTGCATTCACGTTAGGGGGTACTGGAGGGGGTATTGCTTATAACCAAGAAGAATTTGAGGAAATGGCCCAATTTGGGATTGATTCCTCTCCAGTCTCTCAAATTTTAGTCGAAAAATCCTTGTTAGGTTGGAAAGAATACGAATTAGAAGTCATGCGCGACTTAGCGGATAATGTGGTCATTATCTGTTCTATCGAAAACTTTGACGCAATGGGGGTACATACAGGAGACTCTATTACTGTAGCCCCGGCCCAAACTTTAACAGATAAGGAATATCAACGGTTAAGAGACTATTCTCAAGCCATTATCCGCCAAATTGGGGTAGAAACAGGGGGATCTAACATTCAATTTTCGGTTAACCCTGTTAATGGGGATGTGATCGTTATTGAAATGAACCCCCGCGTTTCTCGTTCTTCTGCGTTAGCATCTAAAGCGACAGGGTTTCCTATTGCGAAAATTGCCGCTAAATTAGCTGTCGGTTACACTCTCAATGAGATCAATAACGATATTACTAAGCAAACCCCGGCATCTTTTGAACCGACTATTGATTATGTGGTGACAAAAATTCCTCGGTTTGCGTTTGAAAAATTCCCCGGTTCTCAACCTATTTTAACCACTCAGATGAAGTCGGTAGGGGAAGCAATGGCCATTGGTCGAACCTTTCAAGAATCTTTCCAAAAAGCGTTAAGATCTTTAGAAACGGGTCGTTATGGTTTTGGTTGCGACAAGAAAGAAACTTTACCTTCTCTGTCTCAAGTTCGGGCCAGTTTACGCACTCCTAATCCTGAAAGGGTTTATAGTATTTACCATGCCATGAAATTAGGCATGACAGTGGAGGAAATTTACGAATTAACTGCCATTGATATCTGGTTTTTGGATAAATTACAAGACCTCATCGAAACAGAAAAGGTTATCAAACAAACTCCCTTGAAACAAATAACTGCCCCGCAAATGCGGTTAATTAAACAAAAAGGGTTCAGCGATCGCCAGATAGCTTTTGCCACGAAAACCACAGAAGATGAAGTCCGGGCCTATCGTAAAGGTTTAGGCATTATTCCGGTGTATAAGGTAGTCGATACTTGCGCAGCTGAATTTGAAGCCTTTACCCCTTATTATTACTCTACCTACGAACCCGACGAAACGGAAGTCACTCCTACAGATAAACCCAAAGTCATGATCTTAGGTGGAGGGCCAAACCGCATTGGCCAAGGGATCGAATTTGACTATTGTTGTTGTCATGCGGCCTTTTCTCTCAGTGATGCAGGGTTTGAAACCATCATGGTTAACTCCAACCCCGAAACCGTTTCTACCGACTACGATACCAGCGATCGCTTATATTTTGAACCCTTGACCAAAGAAGATGTCTTAAACATCATTGAAACTGAGAACCCTGTGGGTGTTATCGTGCAGTTTGGGGGTCAAACACCCTTAAAATTAGCGGTTCCTTTGCAAAAATACCTAGATAGTCCCGACTGTCCCGTACAAACCAAAATTTGGGGTACTTCTCCTGATTCTATCGATACTGCGGAAGATCGGGAACGTTTTGAGAAGATCTTACACGATCTCAACATTAAACAACCCGCGAACGGTATTTCTCGCAGTTATGAGGAGTCTGTCGTAGTTGCTTCTCGTATTGGATATCCGGTGGTGGTTCGGCCTTCTTATGTATTAGGGGGACGGGCCATGGAAATAGTCTATTCTGATGAGGAGTTAGAACGGTACATGACCTATGCGGTACTGGTAGAACCCGATCATCCCATCTTAATTGATAAGTTCCTAGAAAACGCGATCGAGGTGGATGTAGACGCATTATGTGACGCTACCGGAAAAGTGGTTATTGGTGGCATTATGGAACATATTGAACAAGCAGGGGTACATTCTGGTGACTCGGCCTGTTCTCTCCCTTATATCTCCCTTTCTTCTAGCGTTGTTGACACTATTCGCACTTGGACAACTGCTTTGGCCAAGAGTTTAAAAGTGATCGGGTTAATGAACATTCAATATGCGGTACAAGGGGAACAAGTTTACATTTTAGAAGCAAACCCCCGCGCATCTCGTACTGTTCCTTTCGTTTCTAAAGCAACCGGACGACCTTTAGCGAAAATTGCTTCTTTGGTGATGTCAGGAAAAACCTTAGAAGAATTAGGGGTAACAGAGGAATTAATACCCAGTCATATTTCGGTTAAAGAAGCTGTTTTACCGTTCCAAAAGTTCCCAGGTGCAGATACTTTATTAGGGCCAGAAATGCGGTCTACAGGTGAAGTAATGGGAATAGATAATGACTTTGGCAAAGCATTTGCTAAGGCAGAAATTGGCGCAGGAGTTGATTTAGCTACCACCGGAACTGTCTTTGTTTCCATGAGCGATCGGGATAAAATCTTAACGGTTCCTGTGGTTAAAGATCTCGTCGCTTTAGGGTTTAAAGTGGTGGCAACTTCTGGGACACAAAAGGTCTTAGAGGAGAATGGAATAGATGACGTTGAAGTAGTCTTAAAACTTCATGAAGGTCGTCCCCATGTGATAGATTGGATCAAAAATAAACAGATCCAATTTATTATTAATACCCCAAGTGGAGAAGAATCACAAGTAGATGGTCGTATGATTCGACGCACTGCTTTAGATTACAAATTGCCCATTATTACCACTATAGCAGGGGCAAAAGCAACCGTCGCAGCCATTCGATCTTTACAGACTCAACCTTTAGAAGTTAAGGCGTTGCAAGATTACCTTTCCTAA
- a CDS encoding DUF4090 family protein: MNSPQPTTGADAVDVAIAAGLDLDGTPIPTAKLELYNNVMALEGQRQRSGVSNTMRSRIVRIGAKHIPQEDLNQMLLNADFAPLKEKEIAFYYKK; the protein is encoded by the coding sequence ATGAATTCTCCACAACCTACCACTGGTGCAGATGCTGTTGATGTTGCGATCGCTGCGGGACTCGATCTTGATGGTACGCCGATTCCCACTGCTAAGTTAGAATTATATAATAATGTCATGGCTTTAGAAGGACAACGACAACGGAGTGGAGTTAGTAATACCATGCGTTCTCGTATTGTTAGAATTGGGGCGAAACATATCCCCCAAGAAGACTTAAATCAGATGCTTCTTAATGCTGACTTTGCTCCTCTTAAAGAGAAAGAAATTGCTTTTTATTACAAAAAATAA
- a CDS encoding PD-(D/E)XK nuclease family protein, with amino-acid sequence MADKTTLIRLSQAQLNLLEICPPQFQRLYLEQLGSPMSPEIQDNLTWGSQFHQLMQQRELGLPIDSLLGKNQDLQQTMTALVTAVETQHEISQTPWKEAEHCRNFALQRYLLTVIYDLLILTEDQAQILDWKTYLQPQNQQKLAKNWQTRLYLYVLAETSDYLPEQISMTYWFVKLPHEPQYLTFVYNQKEHQKTHKDLTKLLSKLDDFLENYNQNNINFSHFNNCGETCPYSSLFPELKDSIEDEDENETEDNLSLIIDEIEEVSI; translated from the coding sequence ATGGCAGACAAAACAACATTAATTCGGTTGTCTCAAGCTCAATTGAATTTATTAGAAATTTGTCCGCCTCAATTTCAACGCTTGTATTTAGAACAATTGGGATCGCCCATGAGTCCAGAAATACAGGATAATTTAACCTGGGGAAGCCAATTTCATCAATTAATGCAGCAACGGGAATTAGGCTTACCCATTGATTCTCTTTTAGGGAAAAATCAAGACTTACAACAAACAATGACGGCGTTAGTAACGGCCGTAGAAACACAACATGAGATCAGCCAAACTCCCTGGAAAGAAGCGGAACATTGTCGAAATTTTGCCCTACAAAGATATTTATTGACAGTGATTTATGATTTATTAATTCTCACAGAAGATCAAGCGCAAATATTAGATTGGAAAACCTATCTTCAGCCACAAAACCAGCAAAAACTTGCTAAAAATTGGCAAACTAGGCTTTATTTGTATGTCCTTGCAGAAACCTCTGATTATCTTCCTGAACAAATTTCTATGACTTATTGGTTTGTGAAACTGCCTCACGAACCCCAATATTTAACCTTTGTTTATAATCAAAAAGAACATCAAAAAACTCATAAAGATTTAACTAAATTATTAAGCAAGCTTGATGATTTTTTAGAGAATTATAATCAAAATAACATTAATTTTTCCCATTTTAATAACTGTGGAGAGACCTGTCCTTATTCCTCTCTGTTTCCTGAGCTAAAAGATAGCATAGAGGATGAGGATGAGAATGAAACTGAGGATAATTTATCATTAATTATCGATGAAATAGAAGAAGTGTCAATTTGA
- the gyrB gene encoding DNA topoisomerase (ATP-hydrolyzing) subunit B yields the protein MTTTSNYGAEQIQVLEGLDPVRKRPGMYIGTTGPRGLHHLVYEVVDNSIDEALAGHCTHIEVDINADGSVTVIDDGRGIPTDIHPTTGKSALETVMTVLHAGGKFGGGGYKVSGGLHGVGISVVNALSEWVIVTVWRDGKIHVQRYERGIPVTSLEAKPDPEHSTGTSISFLPDTQIFTGGIEFDYNTLSGRLRELGYLNAGVRITFTDHRKEEPHIESYCYEGGIKEYVAYMCRDKDPLHQDIIYVSGEKNGVQLEVALQWCIDAYSDNLLGFANNIRTIDGGTHLEGLKTVLTRTMNNVARKRNKIKENEPNLGGENVREGLTGVISVKVPDPEFEGQTKTKLGNTEVRGIVDSLVGEVLGEYLEFNPHVADNIIEKAVQAFKAAEAARRARELVRRKSVLESSPLPGKLADCSSRDPQESEIFLVEGDSAGGSAKQGRDRRFQAILPLRGKIINIEKTDDAKIYKNNEIQSLITALGLGIKGEEFDSAQLRYHRIVIMTDADVDGAHIRTLLLTFFYRYQRDLVDQGYIYIACPPLYKVERGRNHVYCYNERQLQEHLNTLPANANYTIQRFKGLGEMMPTQLWETTMNPETRSMKRVEIEDAAEADRIFTVLMGDRVAPRREFIETYGPKLNLLDLDI from the coding sequence ATGACAACAACAAGTAACTACGGTGCAGAACAAATTCAAGTTCTCGAAGGACTCGACCCTGTTCGTAAACGTCCAGGGATGTACATTGGAACCACTGGGCCGAGGGGACTACATCATCTCGTCTATGAGGTGGTGGATAACTCCATTGATGAGGCCTTAGCTGGTCACTGTACCCACATTGAAGTGGATATCAACGCCGATGGTTCCGTGACTGTTATCGACGACGGACGGGGCATTCCCACAGACATCCATCCTACCACGGGAAAATCAGCCTTAGAAACCGTCATGACCGTACTTCATGCGGGGGGAAAATTCGGGGGAGGAGGTTATAAAGTTTCTGGGGGGTTACATGGGGTCGGAATTTCCGTCGTCAACGCCTTATCAGAATGGGTAATTGTAACTGTTTGGCGAGACGGAAAAATCCACGTTCAACGCTACGAACGGGGAATTCCTGTCACAAGCTTAGAAGCAAAACCAGATCCAGAACATTCAACCGGAACCTCTATTTCTTTCTTGCCAGATACTCAAATCTTCACCGGAGGAATTGAGTTTGATTATAATACATTGTCAGGAAGATTACGAGAATTAGGATATTTGAATGCGGGAGTCAGAATTACCTTTACTGACCACAGAAAAGAAGAACCCCATATAGAAAGTTATTGCTATGAAGGCGGTATTAAAGAATACGTTGCCTATATGTGTCGAGACAAAGATCCATTACATCAAGATATTATCTACGTTTCTGGTGAAAAAAATGGTGTTCAATTAGAAGTTGCCTTACAATGGTGTATTGATGCTTATAGTGATAACTTGTTGGGATTTGCTAATAATATTAGAACTATTGATGGAGGAACCCACTTAGAAGGGTTAAAAACAGTCCTAACCAGGACAATGAATAATGTTGCCCGCAAACGAAATAAAATTAAAGAAAATGAACCGAACTTAGGGGGAGAAAACGTCCGCGAAGGGTTAACCGGAGTGATTTCGGTGAAAGTTCCTGATCCAGAATTTGAAGGGCAAACAAAAACAAAATTAGGCAATACAGAAGTGAGGGGAATTGTTGATTCCTTAGTGGGAGAAGTGCTAGGAGAATACTTAGAATTTAACCCCCATGTTGCTGATAATATTATTGAGAAAGCAGTCCAAGCTTTTAAAGCAGCAGAAGCAGCAAGACGGGCCCGAGAATTAGTCCGCCGTAAGTCAGTTTTAGAATCTTCTCCCCTACCTGGAAAATTAGCTGACTGTAGTAGTAGAGATCCCCAAGAATCTGAGATTTTCTTAGTAGAAGGAGACTCCGCAGGAGGTAGCGCAAAACAGGGACGAGATCGACGGTTTCAAGCAATTTTACCCCTCAGAGGAAAAATCATTAATATTGAGAAAACCGATGATGCTAAAATCTACAAAAATAACGAGATTCAATCCTTAATTACTGCTTTAGGCTTAGGCATTAAAGGGGAAGAATTTGATTCCGCACAATTGCGTTATCATCGTATCGTAATTATGACCGATGCTGACGTTGATGGAGCGCACATCAGAACTCTTTTATTAACCTTTTTCTATCGTTATCAACGGGACTTAGTAGATCAAGGATATATCTATATTGCTTGTCCTCCATTGTATAAAGTAGAACGGGGGCGCAACCATGTTTATTGTTATAATGAGAGACAATTACAAGAACATTTGAACACTTTGCCAGCTAATGCAAATTACACCATTCAACGGTTTAAAGGGTTAGGAGAAATGATGCCCACTCAACTTTGGGAAACCACCATGAACCCAGAAACTCGTAGCATGAAACGGGTAGAAATTGAAGATGCTGCTGAAGCTGATCGCATTTTTACCGTGTTAATGGGCGATCGCGTGGCCCCCCGACGGGAATTTATTGAAACCTATGGGCCCAAGTTGAATTTACTCGATTTAGATATTTAA
- a CDS encoding AAA family ATPase, whose amino-acid sequence MSDYNNYHDLVKQDLEKLRLEEQKKQERIKQEIERDRQLIQREEDYKRQQKIEQEKVRLRAELRRRQAIERDCQRIREQDQLQQERRQQEIKYERNKTTNWENISTKKSSYYSDNYPQSHSIDEYLQELNNLIGLNNLKDEVRQYINFLKIQKLREQQGLSRTPITLHSVFCGSPGTGKTTVARLMGKIYQQLGILKKGHLIETDRSGMVAGYVGQTAEKVNELVESALDGVLFIDEAYTLKPADSGHDFGQEAIEMLLKRMEDYRERLVVIVAGYGDEMTRFIESNPGLKSRFNRYFHFADYTPHELLDIFEQICQTNNYELSSDARTMMLSQLTDLYEKRDKSFGNGRLVRNMFEKTIEKQANRLVTLPNINAYTMQQILPEDIYLEIKK is encoded by the coding sequence ATGTCTGACTATAATAATTATCATGATTTAGTTAAACAAGATCTGGAAAAATTAAGGCTAGAAGAACAAAAGAAACAAGAGAGAATTAAACAAGAGATTGAACGCGATCGCCAACTTATTCAACGGGAGGAAGACTATAAAAGGCAACAAAAAATTGAACAAGAGAAAGTTAGATTGAGAGCAGAATTAAGACGGAGACAGGCCATTGAACGGGATTGTCAAAGGATTAGAGAACAAGATCAGCTTCAACAAGAAAGAAGACAACAAGAAATTAAATATGAGAGAAATAAAACAACAAATTGGGAAAATATAAGCACAAAAAAAAGCTCTTATTATTCAGATAATTATCCTCAGAGTCATTCTATTGATGAATATTTACAAGAATTAAATAATTTAATTGGTCTAAATAATTTAAAGGATGAAGTGCGTCAATATATTAATTTTCTCAAGATTCAAAAGTTACGGGAACAACAAGGTTTATCTCGAACTCCTATAACCTTACACTCAGTTTTTTGTGGTTCTCCAGGTACAGGTAAAACGACAGTTGCGCGTTTGATGGGTAAAATTTATCAACAGTTAGGTATTCTGAAAAAAGGACATTTAATTGAAACTGATCGATCTGGAATGGTTGCAGGATATGTAGGACAAACAGCAGAAAAAGTTAATGAATTAGTTGAATCTGCGTTAGATGGGGTATTATTTATTGATGAAGCTTATACGCTTAAACCTGCTGATTCTGGTCATGATTTTGGACAAGAAGCGATTGAGATGTTACTTAAACGTATGGAAGATTATCGAGAGAGATTAGTGGTTATTGTAGCAGGTTATGGGGACGAAATGACCAGATTTATTGAATCAAATCCTGGGTTAAAATCTCGGTTTAATCGTTATTTTCATTTTGCTGATTATACCCCTCACGAATTATTAGATATTTTTGAGCAGATTTGTCAGACAAATAATTATGAGTTAAGTTCAGATGCGAGAACAATGATGTTAAGTCAATTAACTGATTTATACGAGAAACGAGATAAAAGTTTTGGTAATGGTAGATTAGTTAGAAATATGTTTGAAAAGACGATTGAAAAGCAAGCAAACAGATTAGTAACTCTCCCTAATATTAATGCTTATACGATGCAGCAAATTCTACCAGAGGATATTTATTTAGAAATCAAGAAATAA
- a CDS encoding type II toxin-antitoxin system HicA family toxin, whose product MPKFPRLTAKEAEKLLLDNGFIQIRTQGSHRIYLKNQIRVVVPFHSGKILHPKIIKQVINAIEKESE is encoded by the coding sequence TTGCCTAAGTTTCCTAGATTAACTGCTAAAGAAGCTGAAAAACTTTTGCTAGATAATGGTTTTATTCAAATTAGAACTCAAGGTAGTCACCGAATCTATCTCAAAAATCAAATTAGAGTAGTTGTTCCTTTCCATTCAGGGAAAATATTACATCCCAAAATTATCAAGCAAGTCATAAATGCAATTGAAAAAGAGTCTGAATAA
- a CDS encoding type II toxin-antitoxin system HicB family antitoxin — protein MIKDSYQISVVIEKDEYGYYAYCPQLEGCQTQGDSLEEIKTNIHEAIELYLSTLSDDEKKERLSQEILTMTMEVKVA, from the coding sequence ATGATTAAAGACTCTTATCAAATCAGTGTTGTTATCGAAAAAGATGAATATGGTTATTATGCTTATTGTCCACAATTAGAAGGTTGTCAAACCCAAGGAGATTCTTTAGAAGAAATTAAAACGAATATTCACGAAGCAATTGAACTTTATTTATCCACTCTCTCTGATGACGAGAAAAAAGAACGGTTAAGTCAAGAAATTTTGACTATGACTATGGAGGTAAAAGTTGCCTAA
- a CDS encoding DUF2281 domain-containing protein — translation MMSTDTALWNIVENMPDSLKIELLQYAEYLMTKSLHLQPEEKSEEITTKKVLAGSMKGTFILPLSEDFDEPLEDFIESIEPLDKNNKNQQKTVIEKMGGYPKFLLEGRGNLSDRDVRKKIIGDIIKEKHQK, via the coding sequence ATGATGAGTACCGATACAGCATTATGGAATATTGTAGAAAATATGCCTGATTCTCTAAAAATTGAGCTTTTACAATATGCTGAATATTTAATGACTAAATCTTTACACCTGCAACCAGAAGAAAAAAGTGAGGAGATAACAACGAAAAAAGTATTAGCGGGTTCAATGAAAGGTACTTTTATTTTACCGTTATCTGAGGATTTTGATGAACCTTTAGAAGATTTTATCGAATCGATAGAACCCTTAGATAAAAACAATAAAAATCAACAAAAAACAGTCATAGAAAAGATGGGAGGTTATCCTAAGTTTTTATTAGAGGGACGTGGAAACTTATCAGATAGAGATGTTCGTAAAAAAATTATAGGAGATATAATCAAAGAAAAACATCAAAAATAG
- a CDS encoding putative toxin-antitoxin system toxin component, PIN family, producing the protein MNPYQLVIDTNVILSGLLSRKGASYKLLRILNDKRWQINISTTLIFEYEQTLKRNSQKLGLTLQEINYVINEICSLANHRKIFYLWRPMATDPDDDFLIDLAIESQADFIISYNKKDLKAIEKFGILVLTPKQFLQLIGEIKS; encoded by the coding sequence ATGAATCCTTATCAACTTGTAATTGATACTAATGTTATCTTATCAGGATTGCTTTCTCGTAAAGGTGCATCCTATAAATTGTTAAGGATACTGAATGATAAACGTTGGCAAATTAATATTTCTACTACCTTAATTTTTGAATATGAGCAAACTCTCAAAAGAAACTCTCAAAAGTTGGGTTTAACTCTCCAAGAGATTAATTATGTTATTAATGAAATTTGTTCTCTCGCTAACCATCGTAAAATATTTTATTTATGGAGGCCAATGGCAACCGATCCAGATGATGATTTTTTGATTGATTTAGCGATTGAATCTCAAGCTGACTTTATTATCAGTTATAATAAAAAAGACTTAAAAGCAATTGAAAAATTTGGTATTTTAGTCTTGACCCCAAAACAGTTTTTACAACTAATAGGAGAAATAAAATCATGA